The uncultured Treponema sp. genomic sequence AATCTGGGCGCATACGGCTCGCAAAGCTCGCCGTACCGGGCTGCTCCGGGTTCCGGCCTTCGCCTCCAGCCGCCACCTGCGGTGCCGTCCGCTCCGCGCCCTCCGTATCCCTTGCGCATTCTCAATAAATCGCATCTCGTCCGAAATCGGACAATAACAGATATTAGGAAATTATACAGAAAATGTCAAGAAAAACAAACCTAGTAATTGGGTTTGAACAAGATTTAATTTTTATATCATTGTCGAAGTTGACGTTTTCTGTCATTATCGGGCTAATCCCATGCGTGGAGGTTTCTCAGTTACGCTAGATAATTGCACTAAAAACTCATTCAGTTTCAAAAACCAAAATTTTTTCAGTCATCTTGTCAACAACCGGAAGTTTCTCAAACAGCTTTAAAACCGGATGAAGCGCAATCATTCCCCTTGTGATATTGTCATCATTTATTTTTTTAAAGCCGCCGGCAATGTCCGCAATATCTTCAAAACTGTCCGCGCCAAAAATAAATTTCGCACCGGTATTCTCAATTGATTTTTCAATCTTCTCACGGTTCACCCATCTTTTCGCAAGACATTCAAGCATAACCGTCGCGCTTTTAAAATTTTCCCGGATAATTTCAAGCATCTTCGCATTTTCATCTTTCGTAAGATACATGCTCAAACCTTCAACCACAAAAAGAACTTTTCCATCCGCATTTATATTTTTAACCCAGCTGAAATCAAGAACCGAACAGCCGATGTTCAAAACCCTTCCCGACTCATCAAAAATCTCGTTTCTAATCTCAATTATCTCAGGCAAATCCAGATTGAACCATTTCAGTCTGCCATTATCCATCCTGTAAAACCGCGTATCCAGCCCGCAGGCAATGTTCACAACCGTGCAGTCAGGATTCCTAGAAACAAAATCCTTCACAAGCTCGTCAAATACAAGAGTGCGCGCAATAACACCGTCGCTCATCGTAGAGTCGCCTTCCGCAAGCGAAAAATCGTAGTCAATCCGCTCAACAAGCTCAACAGCCTTCGCATCGTAAAACTTATGCCCCTTGTTCTTGGAATATTTTGCACGCGCATAAAAACTCTGCAGCATAGTTTCCGCAGTGCCGTTCAATTTCACCTTGATTTTTTCAGCCATAATAATTTCTCCAAACAGATTCTATGCATTTGATTATACAAAAGTTAGCAAAAGCTAACAATATTATGGAGAAATATATTTTTGGAAATTTTATATGCGAACATCCAAAAACTACCCGAAAATCTGCCCCGGAAGCTTCAGTTTTTCTTTCGGCGGAAACTGCCTGTCAAATTCCTCTGCTTCCTTTGAGTCGATAAAATATCCGTCCGGCTCCTTGAATGTTCCGCAGCCTGCTTCCTTCACTTGGTCTAAAAAGCTCGGTACTAGCTCTTTTATCAGAAAATAGTCCGCGTCCAGGTCGGCATGGTAGAAAACGCCTTTTGTCTTTGCCACGACAAAGCCGCTTTTTCCGTAAAAGCCGATGTTGCCGGTGATTGCAAGTGCGCCCGAGCCCAGCTCCTTTGCCTTTTGCATTGCGTGCCTAAGAAGAACTGTTCCGTAGCCTTTGCGCTTGAAGTTTGGCACAATGCTGATCGGCCCGAACGTCATAATCGGAAGAGTTTTGCCGTTGTTCAGCTTGATTTCTGCCCTTGCGAACATCACGTGTCCAATCAAAACGCCGTTTTCTTCCATTACAATGTCGAGTTCTGGCACAAAGTCGCTTCTTGTTCGGAAGCTGTGCAGCACAAAATGCTCGTCGCAGCCGGGCTTGTATACATTCCAGAACGCCTCGCGCGTAAGATTTTCAACCGCCTCGTAGTCTTCAGGTGTCTCGTTCCTGAAAGTGATTTTTTCCATGTCGATTTTGCTGTCCATTTTTTCTTTCCTCCTATTCTTTTGTCATTATTCAGTTTGACCGAATGATTTCTCTTGCATAGATTCCTGTGTCGAATCACATGAATGACATTTGAGATGGACTGTCATTGCCGGGCACAGACCCGGCAATCCGCTGCAAAAAAACTCCCTTTGTCAGCCAAGAAAATGACATTTTCGTATGGTTTAATAATACGCCGAACCGCGCCGGTTTCCTACCTCAAAGACATTTCAGAAAAAAGAATGAGAAAATCTACAAACAAAAAAAGCCCTGCAAAACGCAGAGCTTTCGTCAGTCAATACGCGCTAAATCAATACTGAACTTTTGCTTTCCAGATGTCGGTTTTGTTGTTGGCTGCCGAGATAAAGAAAATTGTATTGTCCGCGCCCCATACAGGAGAATAAGCGTCAACTGAGCCGCTTGTAAGCTGAGTTTTGTTCATTCCATCAGCTGATATAAGATACAGATGAAAATTTGTCCGATTGTTTGCAATTGAAATTATCCTTTTTGAAAGGCTTGATGTCATAGTTCCCTTTGCATTTATAGGAGTCAGCTGCTCAAACAAAATGCATTTTCCATCCTTTGAATATGAAGGCTGATAGCAAGGAAAATCAGCGTCCTTGTAAATTTCTGTAGCCTGATTCAAGTCAAGATTCATTTCAAAAATTCCACCGTCACGGATAAAGACAAATTTGTTTTCTGCAGGATTCCACTTAGGACTATGACCTTCGCAGATTAAAGTTATTTCAGTTCCGTCGTAATTCAAGGTTGCAATCTGCCATTTTCCGTTTATTTTTGTCTGGCACAAAATGATATTATTTTTTATATCAGGTCTTCCATCCTCAGTTCCAATCGGTGTTCTTGTAATGTAAGTTTTTCTTCCGCCCTCTACGTTTGCCCGAACTAGCTTAAACTGATTGTTTTCAAGCGCGGCAAATACAAATTCTTTTCCATTTTTGTTCCAAGCAGGCCAATATGAAAATGTAAGGCCAAGCGGAGTCTTTGAAGGACGGCTAATATCACGAAGCAAATACATCTGGGAATCATAATAATAGCCAGAATTAGAATTCTTCATATTTGTTATATAGCTACTGACGCTTTTATCTATCTCAACATAAAGCAACTGATTTCCATCTGGAGAAACAGCCAGTTCAATTTTAGACAAACCGTCATCTGTAACCCTTGAAACATTCTGCAAAACACTTTTGTCATAAGAAATTTGAATTTCCTCTTTAGGCATTGAAGACATAGAAACGCAAGAAAAAGCTGTCATAGAAAACGCTATCACAGAAGCCAAAAAAATAAATTTTTTCATAAAAACCTCTTTTACATTAAGTCAAATATTACAATACAGAAGTATTTCTTAAAAGTCAATCAAAAATTATACAATGGTCAAAAATAAATAGACAGGTTTCTTATGCTGAATGAACGAATCCGTGAGCTTCGCGGCAGCCGTGGAATCAGCCAGATTCAGCTGGCGGGCAAGCTCGGAGTTACAAAGCAAAGCGTTTCAAATTGGGAAAACGACAACATTCTTCCTTCTATTGAGATGCTTGTGAAAATTGCGAATTTTTTTGAAGTTTCAACTGATTATCTTTTAGGACTTGACAACAAGCGTACGTTGGACGTTGAAAATTTGACGGAAAATCAGATTTCGCATATTCAGCTTATTGTTGACGATTTAAGAAACGCAAAATAATTTAAAACAAAAAAACTGACCCCATTTATAGAGCCAGTTTTTACACAACAGCTTTAGCAATATTTAACCGGAAAAGTTTAATTCATCTGCTTTTTTGCCTGCAAGATGATTCTGTAGATTGACTTTTCGCTCAGAAAGAATTTTTGCGAAATCTCGCTGACCGAAAATCCTTTTTTGTAACTTTCGTATATCCGCTGATTCCGGTTTCTGTACCAAGCTTTGGAATCCTTTGATTCTCCCCAGTTTTTCCGGCTTTCGCATTTCTGCGGAATATACAAGTAAGTTCCTGCCGCATACTCCTGAATTTTTTCAAGAAGTTCGGACGGAAGAACATTTTTCGCTTTTACGTAATTCATTTTGATGACGCTTTTCAAAAAGATTTTTCTAATTGAACAAGCAGTAAAAGCTCTTGAAACTCAAATTACGCCTTTACTGCCGGCGCAATACAAGCTCCATTTTTGTCGTATTTTTTATAAGTCGCTCCTTAGAAAACAATTTTATCTTCAATGCTCAAAATATAACATAAAAAACTATTAAATTCTATTTATTTTTCATGGAATTTTCCAGTCAATTCTTCCACATCAATTCTTATCATGCTTGTTCTTTTCATCATAATAGCAGGAAAAACAGTTGGACCTTTGTACCCATACTTTTTTAGGATACAGATTAATCCTTCTTTCTTTTCATCTGCATCCTCTAAAATAACTGCATTTCCTTTTCCGCAGACACTTCTGTAAAAATCTGTCCAGCCACAAGGCGCTTTGTCTGTACCTATTTCAGAATAGCTTACAGCAGAAAAAGATACACGGGGGCAATTTTTTATGCAGCTAAGCTTTGTTCCTTCCGTAGCTCCGTGAATAAAAATCTGAATCCGCTTTCTGTCATCATCCAGTTTGTACCCGAAATTTACGGGCACAGAATACGGCTCATTTCCATTTATCATCGCAAGAGTCAAAAAATTCGACTCATCAAGAATTTTTATCATTTCTTCAAAGTCAGTAATTTCTCTTTCTTTTCGCCTCATTTTTCACCTACAAAATTTGCAAATTGAAATTTTTTCAAATTCATTTTATAATTTAGAAATCAATTTTACAAGGAAAACAAATGAAAAACTTATATGAACAGGGACAGATGATTGAAACAACTGTTGCCGCAATTTCAAATGACACAGTTTTTATTGATCTTGGGCTGAAAAGCGAAGGTTTCGTTAACAAGGCTGAATTTTGCGATGAAAACGGAAATTGTTCCATAAAAGAAGGCGACAAAATAAAAGTTTACTTTCTAGGCGGAAAAAACGAGGAGCTTCACTTTACAACAAAGCTTGCCGGTCAAAACGCAGGAAAATCAGTTCTTGAAAACGCATTCAAAAATGGAATTCCAGTAGAAGGCCACGTTACAAAAGAAATTAAAGGCGGATTTGAAGTAATGATTGGCACAAGCCGTGCATTCTGTCCCTATTCACAAATGGGGTACAGACAGAAAAAGGAGCCAGCTGAATATGTAGGCGAGCATCTTACTTTCAAAATCCAAGAATATAAAAATGACGGCAAAAACATAGTTCTTTCAAACCGCGCAATTCTTGAAGAGCAGGCAAATGCGGAACTCGATCAGCTTTCAAAAAAATACACAGAAGGAATGACCGTTACTGGAAAAGTAAAATCTATCGAATCCTACGGCGCATTTATCGACTTAAACGGATTCCAAGCGCTTCTTCCAATTTCTGAAATTTCCCATGCAAGAATCAGCAATGTTTCAGATGTTTTAAAAATAGGACAAGAAGTAACAGCAAAAATTATAAAAGCAGACTGGCAGCATGAAAAAGTTTCTCTTTCAACAAAAGAACTTGAAGCAGATCCTTGGGACAATGTAAAAACCGAATTTCCGGCTGGAACAAAAATTGAAGGAACAATTTCCCGCGTAGCTGATTTTGGAATTTTTGTAAACATCGCATCAGGAATAGACGGACTCGTTCACATATCCAAGCTGAATGTTGAGCGCAATACAAATCTGAAAAAAATCTACAAGCCAGGTGAAAAATTTCCAGTTATTGTTGAAAAAGTTGATTCTGAAGAAAAAAGAATTTCGCTTGCCCCAGTTGTTTCAAATGAAGAACAGGACAATGCGGCGGAATATCTTTCATCGCACAAAGATGATGATGACGGAGAAACTTACAATCCTTTCGCAGCACTCTTGAAAAAATAAACTATAAAAAAATAGAATGTCCAATAAGTTAAAAATGTCATTGTCGTACTTGATACGGCAATCTCTACTTTTTGGACATTTTTTACTTTATCTTCTTTCCATTCAAAAAAGCTTCTTTTAAAATTCCAGTTCTATATATCAACTTAAGAGAAAAAAACGGTTCACCTTTTTCCAGCAAATCCAGAAAAATTAAATCGCCTTCCCAATGCTCAAGATTCTTAAAATCTGATTTTTTTATCCATTCAAGTTTCCCTTCGTCGCATTCAATAAGATTCCCGGAAAAATCATCGCTTGTGTAAAGGCACATATATTCAGCAGGATCATCATCAGACAAAAATGTAACAATTCCTCTAAAAGAAAACGAATTTAAAACAAGCCCGGTTTCTTCTTTTACTTCCCGAAGCAGGCAATCTTCAGGACTTTCTCCGGCTTCAAAATGTCCGCCAACACCAATCCATTTGTCGTGGTTTATATCATTTTTCTTTGTAACTCTATGAAGCATCAAATAGCAATCATTTTTTTCAATATAGCACAAAGTTGTAAGCTGACTTTTCATTTTTTTCCTGAAAATAAGTTTGAAAAATAAAAAAAGACCTCATGCAGAAACATGAAGTCTTTATGGGCTCTGAGGGGATCGAACCCCCGACATTCTGGGTGTAAACCAGACGCTCGTACCAGCTGAGCTAAGAGCCCTTATATTTTGTAATAATAACATATATAAAAAACTCTGTCTATATGAAAAAACAAAAAGATTTCATTTATAACAATTTGTTATACAGTTTTGATGATTGACAGTTTTTTTCAGCTTCGTAATACTAACATATTATGGAAGAAAATCTAATTCACGAAAAAGCCGAAAGAATCCGGGACGTAATCCGCTACATAAAAAGATTTAAAAATGCGCTCGTTGTAATTTACATAGATGACACTTTAATTGACAGTCCGCATTTTCTGAACCACATAAGAGACATTTGTTTTATTCACGAAGCCGGACTAAAAGTAATTCTAGTTCCCGGAGCAAGCAAAAAAATAAACGAAATTCTCTCAAGCGCAAATATAAAATGGAAAATGCACTGCAACTGCCGCATAACAGGTCCAGAAGCAATGCCTCTTATAAAAATGGCGGCGTTTGATGTTTCAAATCAAATAATGACAGCTTTTGCAGGCGAAAGAAAAACCGCAGTCATTGGAAACTGGGTCAGAGCCAGAGGAAAAGGCGTTATCGACGGATTTGATTACGGAACAAGCGGCGAAATAGAAAAGCTGCAAACTGATTCAATAAAAACAGTTTTAGACAATGGATTTATTCCGATTTTTCCTTGCATAGGATGGAGCATAGCCGGAAAGCCTTACAACATTTCTTCAATTGAACTTTCCCAGCAAATCGCAATTAACCTGAACGCAGACAAACTTTTTTTTCTTGTTCCAAATGCAGAAATCAATTCAGAAAATTTCTTAATTCCAAAAGAAATCGGTCTTTCTCCAGAAGGAAATGTTCCGGCTTTAAATTTGGAAGAAGTTGAATTATTTTTAAAAACAAACGAACTCTCGGTAAATTCAGATGAAAATAACGCAAATTCTACCAAACGTTTGGTAATTTCAGACAAAAATGTTTCACGTGAAACAAATAAAATGTATCTGAAAGAAAAAATTTTCACTCTTCTAAAAAAAGCAGAAAAAGCTTGCACTCAAGGAGTTGACAGAGTTCACATATTGAATGGCTCTATAGACGGAGTTGTTCCATGTGAA encodes the following:
- a CDS encoding S1 RNA-binding domain-containing protein, which translates into the protein MKNLYEQGQMIETTVAAISNDTVFIDLGLKSEGFVNKAEFCDENGNCSIKEGDKIKVYFLGGKNEELHFTTKLAGQNAGKSVLENAFKNGIPVEGHVTKEIKGGFEVMIGTSRAFCPYSQMGYRQKKEPAEYVGEHLTFKIQEYKNDGKNIVLSNRAILEEQANAELDQLSKKYTEGMTVTGKVKSIESYGAFIDLNGFQALLPISEISHARISNVSDVLKIGQEVTAKIIKADWQHEKVSLSTKELEADPWDNVKTEFPAGTKIEGTISRVADFGIFVNIASGIDGLVHISKLNVERNTNLKKIYKPGEKFPVIVEKVDSEEKRISLAPVVSNEEQDNAAEYLSSHKDDDDGETYNPFAALLKK
- the argA gene encoding amino-acid N-acetyltransferase, with the translated sequence MEENLIHEKAERIRDVIRYIKRFKNALVVIYIDDTLIDSPHFLNHIRDICFIHEAGLKVILVPGASKKINEILSSANIKWKMHCNCRITGPEAMPLIKMAAFDVSNQIMTAFAGERKTAVIGNWVRARGKGVIDGFDYGTSGEIEKLQTDSIKTVLDNGFIPIFPCIGWSIAGKPYNISSIELSQQIAINLNADKLFFLVPNAEINSENFLIPKEIGLSPEGNVPALNLEEVELFLKTNELSVNSDENNANSTKRLVISDKNVSRETNKMYLKEKIFTLLKKAEKACTQGVDRVHILNGSIDGVVPCEIFSDLGSGTMVYSSNYGKIREMTREDIPAVLNVMQPFIESGILLPRTKESLSAQFNNFIVYELDGAIRACASLIPYSDGQTEIAGVAVDKNCSHIGIGPRMIEFLVKQAKHNNSKGIFLLTTQTADWFEKLGFKLSDISTLPKERKEKWNPNRGSKVLRLF
- a CDS encoding CD3324 family protein, with amino-acid sequence MNYVKAKNVLPSELLEKIQEYAAGTYLYIPQKCESRKNWGESKDSKAWYRNRNQRIYESYKKGFSVSEISQKFFLSEKSIYRIILQAKKQMN
- a CDS encoding 8-oxo-dGTP diphosphatase, which codes for MKSQLTTLCYIEKNDCYLMLHRVTKKNDINHDKWIGVGGHFEAGESPEDCLLREVKEETGLVLNSFSFRGIVTFLSDDDPAEYMCLYTSDDFSGNLIECDEGKLEWIKKSDFKNLEHWEGDLIFLDLLEKGEPFFSLKLIYRTGILKEAFLNGKKIK
- a CDS encoding helix-turn-helix transcriptional regulator, whose protein sequence is MLNERIRELRGSRGISQIQLAGKLGVTKQSVSNWENDNILPSIEMLVKIANFFEVSTDYLLGLDNKRTLDVENLTENQISHIQLIVDDLRNAK
- a CDS encoding class I SAM-dependent methyltransferase; amino-acid sequence: MAEKIKVKLNGTAETMLQSFYARAKYSKNKGHKFYDAKAVELVERIDYDFSLAEGDSTMSDGVIARTLVFDELVKDFVSRNPDCTVVNIACGLDTRFYRMDNGRLKWFNLDLPEIIEIRNEIFDESGRVLNIGCSVLDFSWVKNINADGKVLFVVEGLSMYLTKDENAKMLEIIRENFKSATVMLECLAKRWVNREKIEKSIENTGAKFIFGADSFEDIADIAGGFKKINDDNITRGMIALHPVLKLFEKLPVVDKMTEKILVFETE
- a CDS encoding pyridoxamine 5'-phosphate oxidase family protein, yielding MRRKEREITDFEEMIKILDESNFLTLAMINGNEPYSVPVNFGYKLDDDRKRIQIFIHGATEGTKLSCIKNCPRVSFSAVSYSEIGTDKAPCGWTDFYRSVCGKGNAVILEDADEKKEGLICILKKYGYKGPTVFPAIMMKRTSMIRIDVEELTGKFHEK
- a CDS encoding N-acetyltransferase, with protein sequence MDSKIDMEKITFRNETPEDYEAVENLTREAFWNVYKPGCDEHFVLHSFRTRSDFVPELDIVMEENGVLIGHVMFARAEIKLNNGKTLPIMTFGPISIVPNFKRKGYGTVLLRHAMQKAKELGSGALAITGNIGFYGKSGFVVAKTKGVFYHADLDADYFLIKELVPSFLDQVKEAGCGTFKEPDGYFIDSKEAEEFDRQFPPKEKLKLPGQIFG